The DNA window TACGTACTCAATACAGAACAGACACCAGAAAAATAGCCGAAGGCTACTTTACCGCTAGTCACCCCTCTCCTGTTTTAGGAGAGGGGCCGGGGGTGAGGTCAACGGTCAACCCTTATTTGGAAGGCCAGAGCATGGGGCGATGCCGGGCGTTTTTGCTGAAGTTTTTGAGGATGAGGGAGATGATGAAGAAGATAACCGCCGTCAGCAGGGCCATCGTAAACGAATAGCTCAGGAACACGCTGACGCCCTCGTCGAACAGGTTGCCCTGCTCCAGATCGGCTTCGTCGCGCGGGATTTCCTGACCGGCTTTCTGGTAGAGCGTCACCAGCGAGATCACGAACACCGTCGCGGCACTGACGCCCATCATCAGCAACCAATGACCCATACCACTGAAACTGACCTTATTGAACGGCCAGATATAAAAGGCAAACGCCACGACGAAGGCGATTCCGATGGCTGTCCACGTCAGGGGTGACAGCAGTTCTTCCTGATACAGATCCTCCAGCAGTGCGCTGTTGACAAACAGGTTGTAAAAATTATAGAGCGATTCTTCCATGTTTTTGCAATGAGTGAATGATAGAGTGATGGAATGAGTGAATAGGGCTGGCGCAAACCATTCTATCATTCCATCACTCAATCATTCTAAATTGATCGTTAGCGTGAAATATTCAGGTTGGTTGTTGGGGTTGTAGGCGCGGTCGACGCCTTGCAGGAGGTTTTCCAGGCCGAAAGTCGAGTTGGCGTCGGGTTTTGTGTCGTTGGTCGTGGTCGTGTTGGCGATCCAGCGGGGCGGAAACTGCCGACGCAGCCGGATACTCGCCGTACGGTCGCCCCGCGATGGGCGGGTGGTGGTCAGCAGCAACTTATGGGTCATGCCGTTGGCTCCCTGATACGGCTGCACCGACGATACCTTGAAATTGTCCTTACCATCTACGACATACTGACTGGCGTCGGTCAGGACGGACGCGGGCAGGTGCAGGGCCGACAGGTCGACAGCGACAGGGATCGTCAGGTTTTTATCGGCAACGTCGGGCTGCACATCGATTAGGGCGTGGACGACTTTAGCCCGTTCGCGCACTTCGTCGGCCGAGCGTTTGAACCGGCCTTTCTTCGCGGGGTCGTTCACAAGCACCGTATAAGCGGGTGCGGCTGAGCCGTTTGTTTTGCCGAAGAACCACGAATCAGCGAAGCCCGGCAACTGATCGAACCGGCGAATCTGCGCGTAAACCGGGCTGGTGTACAACTGCTGCATCACCTCGTTGCGGCCAATCAGGCAGAGGTAGTACGGCCGGTCGCCTTTGTACGGGTGCTTGGCGTTGTTCCAGCTATAATACGTTCCGTCGAAGTCGGCGTCGAGCTTGAGTACCAACATCGAATGGGTGTCAACGTAGGGGTTGAACACCGTCGAGAGCAGCGAACTGGCCGCGTCGAGGGTCTTCTGCGCGCTCATCCCCGTCAGGGCCGGGTCCGAGTAAATCAGGTCCGACGCCAGCACACTCAGGTCGTTGCCCGACGTTTCCGACAGAATCGTTTTGAAGATTTTTTCGAAATCGGTACTGGTCGTTTTGCCCTTCGTTTTGGCGACGGTAAAGATGTTGCGCTCCTTGAAAAACTGCGACAGCGACAGCCCCAGCGGATTTACTTCGGTGTTGACGACGTAGATTTTGCCCTGCCCGGCATTGGTCGCGTCGAACTCGGTCAGCACATCGTTAAGCGTGCGTTTGAACGTGCCGTTGCCACCCGGCGCGTCGTAGGGAAACATGCTCCCGCTGGCTTCAAGGTACAGTTTCAGGCTGATCGGTTTCGTCGTTGCCACGGCTCCGCCCGACAGCGCGATGCTCGGCGTTTTGCCCTCACGCGCCAGCTTGCGGTACGTTTTGTTGCGCTTCACGAACGCCAGTAAAGCCGCGTTGTCGACCGTACCGTCGGGCAGGACGATGGCTTTGGTTTTGTCGTCCTTACCAAGTTCGCGGTTTTCGCGACCGATGTACACGCGCAGGGCGTCGGCTTCCGACACGTCGATGGCGTTGTCGCTGAGGGCGTCGGACACCTGCCCGTCGAGGTCGTCGGCGGGGCTGGAACAGCCGCACAGCCCACAGACCGACGCCAGCAGCAGGGCCGACAGATAAACAGAAATACGGGTCATTCGTGGGTAATTAGGTGGGAATGGCACGGGATTACGTACTGGCAAAACTAGCGGGTTGACCGCAAGGCTACCGGCAACGCTTAAATTTTCTTAAATTTCTAGTAAACGTAACGAAGCAACCCCCCATTTTATGTCGGCCGGTACGGTTTAACGATAAACGGGCGTTTACCTTTGTGGACGTACTTAATGAGTGAGAGAGTGAAAGAGCGAAAGAGCGAAAGCCTGATTCCATATCCCTTTTCTGCGGTTGGACCCGTGTATAAAGTGCTTCGCTGGCTGGTTCTGTTTGTCCTGATTACGCTTCCTTTCCTGCTTCAGAACTGCGCGCAGGTGGCGCAGCCGCCGGGCGGCAAGAAAGATTCGCTGGCCCCGCAGGTTGTTGCTTCCGTCCCGACGATGCGGCAGTTGAACTACGATGGCAAGACGGTGGAGCTGTATTTCAACGAGTACGTCAAGACGGAAAATATTCAGCAGAAAATCACCGTAACGCCCCAGGATAGTAATACGTACCTCGTTAAATCGCTGCCCGAAGGCGTCCGGCTGACCTTCGCCAAACCGTTCCAGCCGAACACCACCTATACGATCGATTTTTCCGACGGCATCAAGGACATTACCGAAAATAACATCGCGAAAGATGCCAAAATCGTGTTCAGCACCGGCCCGTCTATCGACTCGCTCTACCTGACAGGAACGGTAATTGACGACGAAAGTCGGCTGCCTATTCTGGGGTTTGTGGTCGGGTTGTTTGCCCCCACCGATACGCTGCCGATCAACCGCAAACGCCCGCAGTATTTCGACCGTACTGACAGCACCGGCAATTTCCGCATCGAAAACGTCCGGGCGGGCAAGTACAAAGTGTACGGGTTCGACGACAAGGATTTGAATCTGGTGAACAACACACCCGGCGAACGCGTGGCCTTCCGCGACAGTGTGCTGAATCTCAATCGCGACTATACCGATATTAACTTGGTGGCGTTTCGGGGCTATGGCAAACCCCGCGTTACCCGACGCGAACGGACCGACGAAACACTGGGGCTTGAACTCAGCAGCGGCATCGCCAGCTACACGCTTAAAGTCACGAAACCCGCATCGACAACGGCCAGCGACAGTCTGATTTCGTTTCTGGAATCGCCCAAACTGATTCGCATTTACCGACCCGCCAACCGGGCCGCCGGCGACACTATCAACATCGGCATTACGGCCGTCGACTCCGTTGGTAACAGCACCGATCTAAAAGAACGGGTTTACTTTTCACCACTAAAAACCCGCGCCCGCGACCGCAAACCACTGTCTGTGCAGGTAACCCCCACCAATGGCGACCCTATCGACAACGATCTTGATTTTATACTGACGTTCAACAAGCCCGTCTTACGGTACGCGCTGCCCTCGATCATCATCGGCCCAGACAGCACAAAGCCAATCAAACTCGACACCAGCATGCTACGCTGGAGCAACAGCTATTCGCGCCTGAACATCAAGCAGAAAACCAACCTGCGTGATAGTCTGATACTGTTGCTCGAAAAGGGATCATTCATCAGTGTACAGGGCGATACGTTGCCCCGTTTTTTCTCGAAATACCGGCTGGCCGACGACGAGAGTTTTGGCCTGATCGCCGGGCGCGTCAACCGCCCCGACGACAAATTCATCGTTGAACTGCTGGATGACAAATACAACCTCATTCGGTCGGCATACGGCGCGAAATCGTACAGCTTTGCCCGGCTAAAACCCGGTCGTTACCGGGTCCGGCTGGTTGTCGACGCCAACGGCAATCGACGGCGCGACATCGGCAACGTACAGAAAGGTATTCAGCCCGAAACGATCATCTACCATCCCGGCGCCGAAGAGGGCGGCCTCATCCCGCTCAAACAGAATTTCGAGCTGACGGACATTGATTTTTAACGAGATGCTTTTTCCCGGTTGTCATTCCGACGATAGGAGGAATCTTCGGTAGTTGTCAACTAAATTTCAATTTTCCGAAGATTCCTCCTATCGTCGGAATGACAAAGTGCCATGAAAAAACTACTTCTACTCACTACCCTGTTTATCGGTTGCCAATCGAAGCCCAATCAGACCACCGACGAAAAATCAGCGTCGCTACCCATCGTCGGTACGTGGAGACTCCTATCGAGCACGCTCATCGAGAAGGGCGACACGACCACAACCGACTACACCAAAGACGCGTCGTTTATTAAGATCATCAACGATTCACACTTCGCGTTTTTCAACCACGACCTGACGCACGGCAAAGGCCCATCGCCCAGCTACAACTCCGGCGGAGGAACCTACACACTTGCCGACAGCACCTATACCGAACACCTCGACTACTGCACCGACCGGCAGTGGGAAGGCCACACCTTTCCGTTTGCCATCACGATTAAGAACGATACCCTCGTTCAGCAGGGCGTCGAGAAAATACCCGACGCAGGAATTGACCGGCTGAACATCGAGCGCTACGTTCGGGTGAAGTAGTAAGTGATAGGTCATAAATTATTCAACACAGAGGCAGAGAGAACACAGAAGTTTAGTTAGCTGACAATTAGCGCATTACTGTCAATCTATCTCTGCGTTTTCTGTGCCTCTGTGTTAAACTGTTTTTGACCTGGTACTTAGTTATACTCAAAATGCCTCAAACATCGGAGCGCCGATCGGTATCTTGCTGTTTGAGACATTCGTTATCACCTGTTTTCATGGTCCAGTCTACCCTCCTCCCCTGCCAGAAACACCTGTTTCGCCTGCCCGACGGTGTTCACTACATCAACTGCGCCACACGGTCGCCATCTAGTCAGGCGGTTGAGCAGGCGGGACACGACGCGCTGACGCGCCATGCGAACCCCTTCGGTCTGCGCCCCGACGACTTTTTCGACGGCAGCGCATCAGTACGGGATAAGTTCGCCCAGCTCATCAACCTGCCCGACCCGGAGCGGGTGGCCCTGATTCCATCGGTGTCGTACGGGATGGCGATTGTGGCCCGTAACCTGTCGCGCAAGCCGGGTATCCGGGCGGGGCAGCAGATCGTGCTGGTGGGCGATGAATTTCCCAGCGACGTTTACGCGTGGGACCGAGTCACAGCAGAACTGGGACTGACCATACGTACGGTGCCGATGCCCACCGGTTTCCCGAAAGGCCCGCGCTGGAACGAGCAATTGCTCGACGCCATTACGCCCGATACGGCGCTGGTTGTGGTGCCGCCCGCCCACTGGATGTACGGTACCCGCTTCGACCTGGTCGCGGTTGGGCAGCGGGCACGGGAGGTCGGGGCATGGCTGGCCGTCGACGGTACGCAGTCGGTCGGGGCACTCCCGTTCGACTGGCAGGCGGTACAGCCCGACGTACTCATCTGCGCGGGCTACAAATGGCTAATGGGGCCGTATTCGATGGGGCTGGCCTGCTTCGGCCCTGCGTTTGACGACGGTATTCCCCTGGAAGAAAGCTGGATGAACCGACTCGACAGCAATCAGTTTCACCGGCTGATGGATTACCAGTCGGCGTACCGCCCCAAAGCGTACCGCTACAACGTGGGTGAACAAACGCACTTTATCCAGATGCCGATGCTCGACGCGGCTCTGACACAGTTGCTTGACTGGCAACCGGCCCGGATTCAGGAGTATACCGAAGCGTTGATGGCCCCTGTCTGGTCCGAACTGGAAACGCTGGGTTGCCACGTCGACCCCGTCGACGGCACGGTTGGGCGCGCTCATCACCTCGTTGGGTTGTGGTTGCCGGAACAGGCCGATCCGATGACGGTGGCGCAGGTACTGCACGAACGGCAGGTATCCGTGTCGGCCCGGTCGGGTGTGCTGCGCATTGCCCCGCACCTCTACAATACGCCTGAGGATGCACAAGCACTGGTCGACGCGCTACACATTGCGCTGCGATAATACTCGAAAAATCAGTTAAACACGGACGTCGTTCTACCTAGCACGAAAACTAGCTAGACAGAATGACGTCCGTGTTTTATGCCGCATACAATTCGAGCGGCAGCCCGTCGGGGTCGGCGAAAAACGTGAATCGTTTCCCCGTCAGTTCATCAGTGCGAACTGGTTCCGTCTCAACGCCTTTGCTGTTCAGGTCGGCTATCGCGGCATCGATGTCCGTTACGGCAAACGCCAGATGGCGCAGGCCCAATGCTTCGGGCCGCGACGGGCGGGCGGGTGGATTCGGAAACGAAAACAGCTCGATCTGGTAATGACCGTTGACGGCCAGATCCAGCTTGTACGACTGCCGTTCGGCGCGGTAGGTTTCCTGCACAACGGTCAGGCCCAGCGTCTCGGTGTAGAATCGCTTCGACCGCTCATAGTCGGCGCAGATAATGGCGACGTGGTGAAGGGCTTGTAGGAATGACATAGGCTAGGGAGTCAGCAGGGTATCGCCCAGGGTGTCGACCTGCGTAACGTCTTTTTTGGTTTTGTTCGTCCCATCAAACGCACGTTCAGCCTCCCGTCGCTTGTTCCAGGGGGCTGTCGTCCGGCGGCCCATGTCGATAGCGAGCAGGGCAACAATAGTCGTGAAGACGACGAAAACCACGATAAAGATGCGTCGGTTGCGGTTCATTAGTGAGTTTAATGTTTGTGGTTCAATGTCTAACGTTGCTAAGTTACGACTACTGGCGTGTGCGTCAACGTTAAACCTTAAACGTTAGACGTTGAACTAAAAACTAGCTTTGGCGCAGCTCTTTCGGCGCGATGGTAAATAAAATCGACCCCGTCCGGCCGGAGACTTCCGCCCAGTTCAGTCCATCGAACTGCACCGCTACTACCGCCCCTTTACTCATCGAACCAACGGACTGATGCGTCAGAAACTCCGCGAAGTACGATACGTCAGGATTATGCCCCACGATCATAGCCGACTGTGTTGAATCGGGCAAGCCATTGACAGCCGCTAAATAAGCCTTCGGCCCACCCTCGAACAACGCTTCATCGAGCTGTATTTGCTCCCGGTCGAATCCAATCTGCTCGGCGATAACTTTTGCCGTGTCACGGGCGCGGGGGGCCGTGCTGCTGATCACCTGATCGGGCTGAACCGATTTGTCATGCAGAAACCGTCCGATGCGAGCAGCCGCCATGATGCCTTCTGAAATCAGTTCGCGATCATGGTCGCTCATGAAAGTAGCCCGATCCTCGGCTTTTGCGTGGCGAACGATGTACAAGGTACGTGTCATAGTGTCTGTTTGCGGGATTCTTTGGCTGCAAAAGTACCAACATGCCCGTCAATCAATAGCCGGGTAGTCCCTCAATTTTGACTTTAACCAAGCTAACGTTACTGGTTTTGTCTTGACTTGGTTAAACAGATTCGGTAATTTCTGGTAGTGTGTATAGCGAAATCATTCGCACTGAACGAATCAACCCGCCCGTACCGGGCTAAAAGCAACATGCGCTTCGAAGGAGATACCTGTACGTTGTCTTTTGGCCTGTACCCCCGCAAAAATCAGGTACAGTTGCAGGGAACGGTGTGGCCCCGTGGCTCGACAAATCCGCAGTACGAAGCCGTCCGACCGAGTGTTCCGTTCAGCACCTTCTTCACGCCAGACGACGTTGATCTGCTGCAACAATGGCTGTTGAATGGCGCTGACGACGATATTCTGCTCCCCGAACCGCTGCAACTGGCCCGCAGGCTCACGCCAATTGACAGTGACTTACTCACGTTTGAAATTCAGTTCGGTCTGGCGGAAGTCCCGGAGTGGTGGCGCTGGGATACGGCTTTTCCGCTGCGGGTACAAGTCGATGTTCACCGGTCGGAATTTAGTTTTCTGGCCCAGTCTCTCGACCGCCATCACTGGTTCGATAACTGATTGATACTGACTGCTAGTCCATCCGGGCTGGTCAAGTCGTTACCAGCCTGTTTAAGGTTACCCCTACCATCGCCAAACAAACATGGCTATACGTTGCGTATAAGGTACAGGTTAGTATATACGTCGAAAAGGACTGTTTTGTGGAAGCAACGCTCAACTTACGTCCGGGCTCGGCGGTTCGGTCGACAATGCCTATTTTTGCGCATCGAATGCAAGCCGGTTTCCGTTGATTCTATGCCTTATCAATCCATACAGCAGTTATTGAAGACCGCCCCTGTCGGCACGGTCGTTACCGTGAAAGGCTGGGTGCGTACCAAACGCGAAAGTAAAAACGCCGTATTTATCGCCCTCAACGACGGCTCCACCATCAATACCATTCAGGCCGTAGCCCAGCCGGACCAACTGTCCGACGATCTGTTGCGGCTCATCACGACGGGTGCCTGCCTGTCGGTTACGGGCGAACTGGTCGAGTCGCAGGGTTCGGGGCAAGCGGTCGAACTGAAAATCAGCGACGTGCTCGTCTACGGCCCCGCCGACCCCGACAAATACCCGCTACAGCCCAAGCGGCACTCGCTGGAGTTTCTGCGCGAGATCGCCCACCTGCGGCCCCGCACCAACACCTTCAGTGCTATCCTGCGCGTTCGCCACGCGCTGGCGTTTGCCGTACATAAGTACTTCAACGACAACGGGTTCTATTACCTCAACACGCCGATTATTACGGCGTCTGATGCCGAAGGAGCCGGCGAAATGTTTCGCGTAACAACCCTCGACGCGACCAAACCACCCCTTACCGAGGAAGGCAAGGTCGACTACAGTCAGGACTTTTTTGGGCGCGAAACCAACCTGACCGTATCGGGTCAATTGGAAGGCGAACTGGGGGCGATGGCATTGGGCAAGATCTACACCTTCGGCCCGACTTTCCGCGCTGAGAACTCCAACACGACCCGCCACCTAGCCGAGTTCTGGATGATTGAGCCGGAAATGGCCTTCCACGAACTAGAAGACAACATGGCGCTCGCCGAAGACTTCGTTAAAACTGTCATTCGCTACGCCCTTGACAACTGCGCCGACGATCTGGCTTTTCTGGACAACCGGCTCAAGGAGGAAGAAAAAACGAAGAAGAAAGAAGAGCAAAGCGAACTGAGCTTACTGGAAAAGCTGCGGTTTGTGGTCGACAACGAGTTTCAAAAGCTGACCTACACCGACGCCATCGAGATTCTGCTCAACTCGAAACCAGCCAAGAAAGGGCAGTTCCAGTATGAGGTTAGCTGGGGTGTCGACCTGCAATCGGAGCACGAGCGGTATCTGGTCGAGAAGCATTTCAAGAAGCCCGTTATCCTGACCAACTACCCCCGCGCGATCAAGGCGTTCTACATGAAGCAGGACGACGAACCCGCCACCAATGACCGGGGGCAGGTATTTGGCCCCACCGTTCGGGCGATGGACGTGCTCTTTCCGGGTATCGGCGAAATCATCGGCGGTTCGCAGCGCGAAGACAACTACGACAAGCTGGTGGCCCGCATGGAAGAAGTCGGTATCGAGCCCGACGCACTGTGGTGGTACCTCGACACGCGCCGGTTTGGTTCGGCTCCGCACGCTGGTTTCGGACTGGGCTTCGAGCGGCTGGTGCTGTTCGTAACGGGCATGGGCAACATCCGCGACGTTATCCCCTTCCCCCGCGCCCCCAAACAGGCAGAATTTTAATCGTTGCGTTTAAGGTTTGTTGTTTAACGTTTAAAGTTGATGTAATCAGCCAAACCTTGAACTACAAACCTTAAACATTAAACCCGCGCAGCATGCTCCTTGCCCTCCCAATCTTTCTTGCGTTGTCGTCTGGCTTTGTCGTCGTCGGTGTGTATACCGAGCGAAAAATCTCGGCGTTTATGCAGGACCGTTTGGGGCCGATGGAGACGGGGAAGTGGGGACTGCTGCAACTCTTCGCCGATTTGCTGAAGCTGCTGCAAAAGGAAGACATCGTACCGACGGCAGCCGATAAGCGGCTGTTTCTGCTGGCCCCGGCGGTTATCTTCGCGTCGGTCTTTGCCGGTTTTGCCGTGCTGCCCCTCACCCCCGACTTACAGGGATCGGGCGCGGCCGTGGGTGTGTTCTACCTCATGGCCATCGTGTCGTTCGATGTCGTCGGTATTCTGATGGCGGGCTGGGGCTCCAACAACAAGTATTCGCTGTTCGGCGCCATGCGGTCGGTGGCGCAGATCATCTCCTACGAAATCCCCCTCGGCCTGACGATCCTGTGCGTCGTCATGATTTGCCAGACGCTTGATTTACAGACTATCAGCGCACAGCAGGGCATTTTTACCACAGACACGAATTACCTCTTTGGCCTGAAATCGCTGGGCATCGACGTGACGCACTGGGGCGGTATTTTTAGCTGGAATATCGTTCGCAACCCCTTCCTGATCGTTGCTTACGTCATCTTTTTCATCTGCACCCTGGCCGAAAGCAACCGAGCCCCGTTCGACCTGCCCGAAGGTGAATCCGAGATTGTGGGCGGTTTTCACACCGAGTATTCGGGGATGCGGTTTGCCCTGCTCTACCTGTCAGAATACGCCATGATGCTGCTCGTGTCGTTTCTGGGCGCGGTATTGTTTCTGGGTAGCTGGAATACGCCCCTACCCAACCTGGGGCCCGTCCGGCTCGCCGACTGGACAAGCGGAGCGCCCGGCACCATTTGGGGCAACGTCACGGGGCGTTCTGGCTGCTAAGCAAAGTCTTTCTGGCCGTGCTGGTGCAGATGTGGGTTCGCTGGACGTTACCGCGCGTCCGCGTCGATCAGATGATGTTTCTGTGCTGGAAAGTGCTCACTCCCGCCGGTTTGCTCCTGCTCCTGCTCTCCGGCATCTGGCGGCTGCTGATGGTCTGACCGATTGTCTCAAACAGCAAGATGCTGTTTGCTTAAACTACACATACATCCAAACAGCAAGATGCTGTTTGCCAGGCTACCCTGCGTTATGCAGCAGAGAAGCCGATACGAACGCGTGTCAGCCGGATATCAGCTCCCTTGAACTGCCGCTGCATTTCATCGTAAGCCATATCGATAGCTTCGTCGGGGTCGGCAGCCGCGATAGACCGGTCTACGTTAAGTAAAATATGCTGGTTCATGCTGTCAAGCACATCGAATATAATCCGCAACAGCTGTTTCTTTTTGTTTGCCATGATAGTCAGGTAAATAAACCGACACGTGCTGCACGTATTGGTTTGGGTCGCTGAGCAAAAGTAATGACAGACTATTACATTTGTATTATACATAGCAAATAAATAGTACACACGACCGTGTAGTACGTCTGTCAAGTATCATATTCGACCCGTTAGCATCGTGGCGCATCGGTTCGTACCTTTGCCGCCTTTTGCAGCGTATATTACATGGGTATACTTACACCAGATCCGACGGGAGATCTGGCCTGGCGAGTCGCCTGGCAATCGACAACTTTCCGTTGGAAATTCATACTTGGACTGATCGGGGTTATTACATTACTGCTGACGTTTCCGCTGTTCTTCCAGACAATCGAAAAGCATACCGGCCCCGTCCTGAGCGACTGGGTGCTGGCTCAACTGCCACCCCGCGACGTCTCCATCGCCATCTTCCTGCTGATCTGGGCCACAGCCGCCATTCTGGTTGTCCGTGCCCGACGCAGCCCGGCCATATTCATGCTGTTTATCTATGGCTACCTGATCGTTAGTCTGTCACGAATGCTCAGTATCAACCTGGTACCGCTCAACCCGCCCGTTGGTCTTATTCCGCTCATTGACCCGATCAGCAATGCCTTCTACGGCAAGTCGTACATCACCAAAGATTTGTTTTATTCCGGGCACACATCGACGATTTTCCTGATGTTTCTCTGCCTGCGCCGACCCGGCGACCGACTTTTTGCCTTTGTCGGCTCGCTGATCGTCGGGGGGTTGTTACTGGTTCAGCACGTACACTATACAATCGACGTTATCGGCGCTTTCGTCTTTACGTATCCGCTGTATTGGCTGGGCAAAAAACTGGCGCTGTCGGGCTGGAATCAGGTCGATACAAGGCCTGATTGAGGCAAACCTATTTTAAAAATTACGGGTTTACCCGGTCAGGGAGATAAATTGTACAAAACGGTCAAATCCCCGAAAAATCAAAACAACCCGTTGATTAGTAGTAAATTAAACCGTTAATCGGTCTAAATGAGGGGTATAAACAGCCTGAAAATAGTTAAAGTCACATTAATTAAATTCAGTCTACGTATTCCTAAAATTGTAAATTTTGTAGATTTGGGGCTTTACAAAACCATTGAGCCTGGCGTACACAACAGCGCCCGGCAACGGTTGGCATCGAACGCGGAGACCCCGAATTGTAAACCACCGATATGAGCAAAATAGACTTACCGCCCTTCACACTGGGCGAAACGATTACGTCCGAACAACGTCAGTTTTTCAACAAACATGGTGTAATCGTTTTTCGAAATTTTATCAATCCCGAAACGGTAAAATTATTCATCAGCGAAGTTGACCGTATTGAAAAAGAGTGGCTGGCCGAAGGCCGCGACAAGGTTAACGGTGTTCCGCTGAAATTTGGGCAGGATGAGGGTGGAAACCCGATGATTCAGCGAATGT is part of the Spirosoma rhododendri genome and encodes:
- the gloA2 gene encoding SMU1112c/YaeR family gloxylase I-like metalloprotein, giving the protein MSFLQALHHVAIICADYERSKRFYTETLGLTVVQETYRAERQSYKLDLAVNGHYQIELFSFPNPPARPSRPEALGLRHLAFAVTDIDAAIADLNSKGVETEPVRTDELTGKRFTFFADPDGLPLELYAA
- a CDS encoding aminotransferase class V-fold PLP-dependent enzyme is translated as MVQSTLLPCQKHLFRLPDGVHYINCATRSPSSQAVEQAGHDALTRHANPFGLRPDDFFDGSASVRDKFAQLINLPDPERVALIPSVSYGMAIVARNLSRKPGIRAGQQIVLVGDEFPSDVYAWDRVTAELGLTIRTVPMPTGFPKGPRWNEQLLDAITPDTALVVVPPAHWMYGTRFDLVAVGQRAREVGAWLAVDGTQSVGALPFDWQAVQPDVLICAGYKWLMGPYSMGLACFGPAFDDGIPLEESWMNRLDSNQFHRLMDYQSAYRPKAYRYNVGEQTHFIQMPMLDAALTQLLDWQPARIQEYTEALMAPVWSELETLGCHVDPVDGTVGRAHHLVGLWLPEQADPMTVAQVLHERQVSVSARSGVLRIAPHLYNTPEDAQALVDALHIALR
- a CDS encoding SixA phosphatase family protein, with product MTRTLYIVRHAKAEDRATFMSDHDRELISEGIMAAARIGRFLHDKSVQPDQVISSTAPRARDTAKVIAEQIGFDREQIQLDEALFEGGPKAYLAAVNGLPDSTQSAMIVGHNPDVSYFAEFLTHQSVGSMSKGAVVAVQFDGLNWAEVSGRTGSILFTIAPKELRQS
- a CDS encoding Ig-like domain-containing domain, translated to MLRWLVLFVLITLPFLLQNCAQVAQPPGGKKDSLAPQVVASVPTMRQLNYDGKTVELYFNEYVKTENIQQKITVTPQDSNTYLVKSLPEGVRLTFAKPFQPNTTYTIDFSDGIKDITENNIAKDAKIVFSTGPSIDSLYLTGTVIDDESRLPILGFVVGLFAPTDTLPINRKRPQYFDRTDSTGNFRIENVRAGKYKVYGFDDKDLNLVNNTPGERVAFRDSVLNLNRDYTDINLVAFRGYGKPRVTRRERTDETLGLELSSGIASYTLKVTKPASTTASDSLISFLESPKLIRIYRPANRAAGDTINIGITAVDSVGNSTDLKERVYFSPLKTRARDRKPLSVQVTPTNGDPIDNDLDFILTFNKPVLRYALPSIIIGPDSTKPIKLDTSMLRWSNSYSRLNIKQKTNLRDSLILLLEKGSFISVQGDTLPRFFSKYRLADDESFGLIAGRVNRPDDKFIVELLDDKYNLIRSAYGAKSYSFARLKPGRYRVRLVVDANGNRRRDIGNVQKGIQPETIIYHPGAEEGGLIPLKQNFELTDIDF
- the asnS gene encoding asparagine--tRNA ligase; the encoded protein is MPYQSIQQLLKTAPVGTVVTVKGWVRTKRESKNAVFIALNDGSTINTIQAVAQPDQLSDDLLRLITTGACLSVTGELVESQGSGQAVELKISDVLVYGPADPDKYPLQPKRHSLEFLREIAHLRPRTNTFSAILRVRHALAFAVHKYFNDNGFYYLNTPIITASDAEGAGEMFRVTTLDATKPPLTEEGKVDYSQDFFGRETNLTVSGQLEGELGAMALGKIYTFGPTFRAENSNTTRHLAEFWMIEPEMAFHELEDNMALAEDFVKTVIRYALDNCADDLAFLDNRLKEEEKTKKKEEQSELSLLEKLRFVVDNEFQKLTYTDAIEILLNSKPAKKGQFQYEVSWGVDLQSEHERYLVEKHFKKPVILTNYPRAIKAFYMKQDDEPATNDRGQVFGPTVRAMDVLFPGIGEIIGGSQREDNYDKLVARMEEVGIEPDALWWYLDTRRFGSAPHAGFGLGFERLVLFVTGMGNIRDVIPFPRAPKQAEF
- a CDS encoding phosphatase PAP2-related protein — encoded protein: MGILTPDPTGDLAWRVAWQSTTFRWKFILGLIGVITLLLTFPLFFQTIEKHTGPVLSDWVLAQLPPRDVSIAIFLLIWATAAILVVRARRSPAIFMLFIYGYLIVSLSRMLSINLVPLNPPVGLIPLIDPISNAFYGKSYITKDLFYSGHTSTIFLMFLCLRRPGDRLFAFVGSLIVGGLLLVQHVHYTIDVIGAFVFTYPLYWLGKKLALSGWNQVDTRPD